One genomic segment of Ricinus communis isolate WT05 ecotype wild-type chromosome 3, ASM1957865v1, whole genome shotgun sequence includes these proteins:
- the LOC8282105 gene encoding DNA topoisomerase 1 isoform X3, with the protein MVMSGTWLQGLVLCALMMTLVWYGRFLLLPGLISRPLKLHSTDPDREGEAIAWHIIEMLQQQDALHQGVTVARVVFHEITEQSIKNALQAPREIDLNLVHAYLARRALDYLIGFNISPLLWRKLPGCQSAGRVQSAALSLICDREMEIDEFTPQEYWTIDVELYIKETGSSVNARLTHFDFNKLNQLSVRSHTEARDIERKINVASFLVAGAKESKMRRNPPTPYITSTLQQDAANKLHFSSMYTMKLAQKLYEGVQLSDGKTTGLITYIRTDGLHISGEAVKEIHSLVIERYGQDFASDSPRKYFKKVKNAQEAHEAVRPTNVRMLPSMLANVLDEDSLKLYTLIWSRTVACQMEPATIEQIQVDIGNANGSITLRSACSGVGFLGYQIVYEDKEAGAIKNKESEVNDHNEAFGILKSLKPGDPFNLSEVKLKQHFTQPPPRYSEGTLVKKLEELGIGRPSTYASTLKVLQDRNYVTVKNRVLNPEFRGRMVSAFLSQHFTEVTDYSFTADMETELDNVSAGLTEWKGLLRDYWTRFSSYCSHAESVHIHQVEKMLEKTFGDFLFGSLPDDSRTCPSCLEGTLIFKVSRYGAGYFIGCDQHPKCKYIAKTLYGDDEDEETPQNNSVEEPKLLGVHPVSTEKVLLKNGPYGFYLQLGEDRKGYTPKRASVSHIKDVDNITLEDALELLRYPVTLGNHPKDGHPIILKLAKVGFAVRHRRTIASVPKNMKPDNVSLEKALELLSGDDVRRSGRPKRKPKVEEVVEAM; encoded by the exons ATGGTCATGTCAGGGACTTGGCTGCAAGGTCTGGTTCTGTGCGCCCTGATGATGACTTTAGTATGGTATGGGAGGTTCCTTCTCCTGCCTGGACTCATCTCAAGACCATTAAAGTTGCACTCAACGG ATCCTGATCGTGAAGGAGAGGCAATTGCTTGGCATATTATTGAGATGTTGCAACAACAGGATGCCTTACATCAAGGGGTTACCGTGGCAAGAGTTGTCTTCCATGAAATAACTGAACAGTCCATAAAAAATGCTTTGCAAGCTCCAAGAGAAATTGATTTAAACTTGGTTCATGCTTATCTTGCACGTCGTGCTCTTGATTATTTAATTGGATTCAACATTTCACCATTGTTATGGAGGAAATTACCAGGTTGCCAGTCAGCTGGACGTGTCCAATCTGCTGCATTATCTCTTATATGTGACAGGGAAATGGAAATTGACGAATTTACACCACAAGAATATTGGACTATTGACGTGGAATTGTACATAAAGGAGACAGGTTCTTCAGTGAATGCCCGCTTGACACATTTTGACTTTAACAAGTTGAATCAGCTTTCAGTTAGATCTCACACAGAGGCAAGGGATATTGAACGGAAGATAAATGTGGCAAGTTTTCTTGTTGCTGGTGCTAAAGAAAGCAAAATGAGGAGAAACCCTCCCACACCTTATATAACATCAACTCTTCAGCAGGATGCAGCAAACAAATTACATTTTTCTTCAATGTACACAATGAAG CTTGCACAAAAACTTTATGAAGGGGTTCAGTTATCAGATGGAAAGACAACGGGTTTAATCACATATATTAGAACAGATGGGCTACAT ATCTCTGGCGAAGCTGTTAAGGAAATACATTCATTGGTGATTGAAAG GTATGGTCAAGATTTTGCATCTGATAGCCCacgaaaatattttaagaaggTCAAGAATGCTCAAGAGGCTCATGAAGCAGTCCGACCCACTAATGTTCGGATGTTACCAT CAATGCTTGCTAATGTACTTGATGAAGATTCCTTGAAGTTGTACACTCTTATCTGGTCAAGAACAGTAGCATGCCAAATGGAACCTGCTACTATTGAGCAG ATACAAGTTGACATTGGGAATGCTAATGGGTCAATTACTCTGAGATCTGCATGCTCAGGAGTTGGGTTTCTCGGGTACCAGATAGTCTATGAG GATAAAGAAGCTGGagcaataaaaaataaggaaagTGAAGTAAATGATCATAATGAAGCTTTTGGAATTCTCAAGTCACTGAAG CCAGGAGACCCTTTCAATCTTAGTGAAGTAAAACTCAAGCAGCATTTCACACAGCCTCCACCGCGCTACTCTGAAGGAACATTG GTTAAGAAGCTAGAGGAACTTGGCATTGGAAGACCTTCCACTTATGCAAGCACTTTAAAAGTCTTACAG GACAGGAACTACGTGACAGTAAAAAACCGTGTGCTAAATCCAGAATTTCGTGGCCGCATG GTGTCAGCATTTCTCTCTCAGCATTTTACTGAGGTCACAGACTACAGCTTTACTGCTGACATGGAGACTGAG CTTGATAATGTTTCTGCTGGCTTAACGGAATGGAAAGGCCTTCTTAGAGACTATTGGACACGATTTAGCTCATATTGCAGTCATGCTGAAAGTGTACATATTCATCAG GTGGAGAAAATGCTGGAAAAAACATTTGGTGATTTTTTGTTTGGTTCCCTCCCTGATGATAGCAGGACATGCCCCAG TTGTCTAGAGGGCACCTTGATCTTCAAAGTAAGTAGGTATGGTGCAGGCTATTTTATAGGCTGTGATCAACACCCAAAGTGCAA GTATATTGCTAAGACATTATACGGtgatgatgaagatgaagaaactCCTCAAAACAACTCTGTGGAGGAACCAAAGCTTCTTGGCGTTCATCCTGTTTCCACTGAAAAG GTTCTTTTGAAGAACGGTCCTTATGGATTCTATTTACAGCTTGGTGAAGACAGGAAGGGTTACACACCAAAAAGAGCCTCTGTTTCTCAT ATAAAGGATGTGGACAATATTACACTGGAAGATGCTCTGGAGTTGCTGCGTTACCCTGTGACTTTG GGTAACCATCCAAAGGATGGGCATCCTATAATATTAAAGCTTGCAAAGGTAGGATTTGCTGTTAGACATCGACGAACAATTGCTTCAGTTCCCAAG AATATGAAGCCAGACAATGTCAGCTTGGAGAAAGCTTTGGAGCTTTTATCTGGGGATGATGTAAGGCGAAGCGGACGACCGAAGAGGAAACCAAAGGTTGAGGAAGTCGTTGAGGCAATGTAG
- the LOC8282105 gene encoding DNA topoisomerase 1 isoform X2, protein MVMSGTWLQGLVLCALMMTLVWYGRFLLLPGLISRPLKLHSTENLVLASDPDREGEAIAWHIIEMLQQQDALHQGVTVARVVFHEITEQSIKNALQAPREIDLNLVHAYLARRALDYLIGFNISPLLWRKLPGCQSAGRVQSAALSLICDREMEIDEFTPQEYWTIDVELYIKETGSSVNARLTHFDFNKLNQLSVRSHTEARDIERKINVASFLVAGAKESKMRRNPPTPYITSTLQQDAANKLHFSSMYTMKLAQKLYEGVQLSDGKTTGLITYIRTDGLHISGEAVKEIHSLVIERYGQDFASDSPRKYFKKVKNAQEAHEAVRPTNVRMLPSMLANVLDEDSLKLYTLIWSRTVACQMEPATIEQIQVDIGNANGSITLRSACSGVGFLGYQIVYEDKEAGAIKNKESEVNDHNEAFGILKSLKPGDPFNLSEVKLKQHFTQPPPRYSEGTLVKKLEELGIGRPSTYASTLKVLQDRNYVTVKNRVLNPEFRGRMVSAFLSQHFTEVTDYSFTADMETELDNVSAGLTEWKGLLRDYWTRFSSYCSHAESVHIHQVEKMLEKTFGDFLFGSLPDDSRTCPSCLEGTLIFKVSRYGAGYFIGCDQHPKCKYIAKTLYGDDEDEETPQNNSVEEPKLLGVHPVSTEKVLLKNGPYGFYLQLGEDRKGYTPKRASVSHIKDVDNITLEDALELLRYPVTLGNHPKDGHPIILKLAKVGFAVRHRRTIASVPKNMKPDNVSLEKALELLSGDDVRRSGRPKRKPKVEEVVEAM, encoded by the exons ATGGTCATGTCAGGGACTTGGCTGCAAGGTCTGGTTCTGTGCGCCCTGATGATGACTTTAGTATGGTATGGGAGGTTCCTTCTCCTGCCTGGACTCATCTCAAGACCATTAAAGTTGCACTCAACGG AAAATCTTGTACTTGCATCAGATCCTGATCGTGAAGGAGAGGCAATTGCTTGGCATATTATTGAGATGTTGCAACAACAGGATGCCTTACATCAAGGGGTTACCGTGGCAAGAGTTGTCTTCCATGAAATAACTGAACAGTCCATAAAAAATGCTTTGCAAGCTCCAAGAGAAATTGATTTAAACTTGGTTCATGCTTATCTTGCACGTCGTGCTCTTGATTATTTAATTGGATTCAACATTTCACCATTGTTATGGAGGAAATTACCAGGTTGCCAGTCAGCTGGACGTGTCCAATCTGCTGCATTATCTCTTATATGTGACAGGGAAATGGAAATTGACGAATTTACACCACAAGAATATTGGACTATTGACGTGGAATTGTACATAAAGGAGACAGGTTCTTCAGTGAATGCCCGCTTGACACATTTTGACTTTAACAAGTTGAATCAGCTTTCAGTTAGATCTCACACAGAGGCAAGGGATATTGAACGGAAGATAAATGTGGCAAGTTTTCTTGTTGCTGGTGCTAAAGAAAGCAAAATGAGGAGAAACCCTCCCACACCTTATATAACATCAACTCTTCAGCAGGATGCAGCAAACAAATTACATTTTTCTTCAATGTACACAATGAAG CTTGCACAAAAACTTTATGAAGGGGTTCAGTTATCAGATGGAAAGACAACGGGTTTAATCACATATATTAGAACAGATGGGCTACAT ATCTCTGGCGAAGCTGTTAAGGAAATACATTCATTGGTGATTGAAAG GTATGGTCAAGATTTTGCATCTGATAGCCCacgaaaatattttaagaaggTCAAGAATGCTCAAGAGGCTCATGAAGCAGTCCGACCCACTAATGTTCGGATGTTACCAT CAATGCTTGCTAATGTACTTGATGAAGATTCCTTGAAGTTGTACACTCTTATCTGGTCAAGAACAGTAGCATGCCAAATGGAACCTGCTACTATTGAGCAG ATACAAGTTGACATTGGGAATGCTAATGGGTCAATTACTCTGAGATCTGCATGCTCAGGAGTTGGGTTTCTCGGGTACCAGATAGTCTATGAG GATAAAGAAGCTGGagcaataaaaaataaggaaagTGAAGTAAATGATCATAATGAAGCTTTTGGAATTCTCAAGTCACTGAAG CCAGGAGACCCTTTCAATCTTAGTGAAGTAAAACTCAAGCAGCATTTCACACAGCCTCCACCGCGCTACTCTGAAGGAACATTG GTTAAGAAGCTAGAGGAACTTGGCATTGGAAGACCTTCCACTTATGCAAGCACTTTAAAAGTCTTACAG GACAGGAACTACGTGACAGTAAAAAACCGTGTGCTAAATCCAGAATTTCGTGGCCGCATG GTGTCAGCATTTCTCTCTCAGCATTTTACTGAGGTCACAGACTACAGCTTTACTGCTGACATGGAGACTGAG CTTGATAATGTTTCTGCTGGCTTAACGGAATGGAAAGGCCTTCTTAGAGACTATTGGACACGATTTAGCTCATATTGCAGTCATGCTGAAAGTGTACATATTCATCAG GTGGAGAAAATGCTGGAAAAAACATTTGGTGATTTTTTGTTTGGTTCCCTCCCTGATGATAGCAGGACATGCCCCAG TTGTCTAGAGGGCACCTTGATCTTCAAAGTAAGTAGGTATGGTGCAGGCTATTTTATAGGCTGTGATCAACACCCAAAGTGCAA GTATATTGCTAAGACATTATACGGtgatgatgaagatgaagaaactCCTCAAAACAACTCTGTGGAGGAACCAAAGCTTCTTGGCGTTCATCCTGTTTCCACTGAAAAG GTTCTTTTGAAGAACGGTCCTTATGGATTCTATTTACAGCTTGGTGAAGACAGGAAGGGTTACACACCAAAAAGAGCCTCTGTTTCTCAT ATAAAGGATGTGGACAATATTACACTGGAAGATGCTCTGGAGTTGCTGCGTTACCCTGTGACTTTG GGTAACCATCCAAAGGATGGGCATCCTATAATATTAAAGCTTGCAAAGGTAGGATTTGCTGTTAGACATCGACGAACAATTGCTTCAGTTCCCAAG AATATGAAGCCAGACAATGTCAGCTTGGAGAAAGCTTTGGAGCTTTTATCTGGGGATGATGTAAGGCGAAGCGGACGACCGAAGAGGAAACCAAAGGTTGAGGAAGTCGTTGAGGCAATGTAG
- the LOC8282105 gene encoding DNA topoisomerase 1 isoform X1 produces MTGFLLVWTSPSSFFRLPPFMAAAKLQCRVALSLHNHPFSRRVSSINPSMLPQTSPPLFLSSLTPPHLFLTSHRHFSSVNQRSAGFSKYWKRTKPFTAHLNNKDNDANPTEQSSGDVNLDSTAPVTTPNSKPTPTTTRHKKHSKTNSKKQQSSTSVEEAAQAKTSSSTKTKTKPKELLDASASTKPQPNKKTRKPTGKPKAIKTVKVSPDKQQQHKPMHKSKPFRQGSLKPLYPPTAKSVVVVESVTKAKVIQGYLGPMFEVLPSYGHVRDLAARSGSVRPDDDFSMVWEVPSPAWTHLKTIKVALNGAENLVLASDPDREGEAIAWHIIEMLQQQDALHQGVTVARVVFHEITEQSIKNALQAPREIDLNLVHAYLARRALDYLIGFNISPLLWRKLPGCQSAGRVQSAALSLICDREMEIDEFTPQEYWTIDVELYIKETGSSVNARLTHFDFNKLNQLSVRSHTEARDIERKINVASFLVAGAKESKMRRNPPTPYITSTLQQDAANKLHFSSMYTMKLAQKLYEGVQLSDGKTTGLITYIRTDGLHISGEAVKEIHSLVIERYGQDFASDSPRKYFKKVKNAQEAHEAVRPTNVRMLPSMLANVLDEDSLKLYTLIWSRTVACQMEPATIEQIQVDIGNANGSITLRSACSGVGFLGYQIVYEDKEAGAIKNKESEVNDHNEAFGILKSLKPGDPFNLSEVKLKQHFTQPPPRYSEGTLVKKLEELGIGRPSTYASTLKVLQDRNYVTVKNRVLNPEFRGRMVSAFLSQHFTEVTDYSFTADMETELDNVSAGLTEWKGLLRDYWTRFSSYCSHAESVHIHQVEKMLEKTFGDFLFGSLPDDSRTCPSCLEGTLIFKVSRYGAGYFIGCDQHPKCKYIAKTLYGDDEDEETPQNNSVEEPKLLGVHPVSTEKVLLKNGPYGFYLQLGEDRKGYTPKRASVSHIKDVDNITLEDALELLRYPVTLGNHPKDGHPIILKLAKVGFAVRHRRTIASVPKNMKPDNVSLEKALELLSGDDVRRSGRPKRKPKVEEVVEAM; encoded by the exons ATGACTGGGTTTTTATTAGTTTGGACTTCTCCATCCTCCTTCTTCCGTCTTCCTCCCTTCATGGCGGCGGccaag TTGCAGTGCAGGGTGGCTCTGTCTCTTCACAATCATCCTTTTTCCAGAAGAGTTTCATCCATCAACCCTTCTATGCTTCCACAAACAAGTCCCCCTCTTTTTCTCTCCTCTTTAACTCCtcctcatttatttttaacttcaCACCGTCATTTTTCTTCTGTCAATCAACGTTCTGCTGGCTTTTCCAAATATTGGAAGAGAACTAAGCCCTTCACTGCTCATCTTAACAACAAAGATAATGATGCCAATCCCACTGAACAGTCTTCTGGAGATGTCAACCTGGATTCAACTGCTCCTGTTACCACCCCTAACTCCAAACCTACTCCTACTACTACTAGACATAAGAAGCACTCCAAAACCAACTCGAAAAAGCAACAATCTTCTACCTCCGTCGAAGAAGCAGCTCAAGCTAAGACTTCCAGTTCCACTAAGACCAAG ACCAAACCCAAGGAATTGCTTGATGCTTCTGCTTCAACCAAACCCCAGCCCAACAAGAAAACCAGAAAACCTACTGGAAAGCCTAAAGCTATCAAAACAGTTAAGGTTTCACCAGACAAACAACAACAACATAAACCAATGCACAAAAGCAAACCTTTCAGACAAGGGTCACTGAAGCCGCTATATCCTCCTACCGCCAAATCTGTTGTGGTGGTCGAGTCTGTTACCAAGGCAAAGGTTATTCAGGGCTACCTCGGTCCTATGTTTGAAGTTTTACCTAGCTATGGTCATGTCAGGGACTTGGCTGCAAGGTCTGGTTCTGTGCGCCCTGATGATGACTTTAGTATGGTATGGGAGGTTCCTTCTCCTGCCTGGACTCATCTCAAGACCATTAAAGTTGCACTCAACGG AGCAGAAAATCTTGTACTTGCATCAGATCCTGATCGTGAAGGAGAGGCAATTGCTTGGCATATTATTGAGATGTTGCAACAACAGGATGCCTTACATCAAGGGGTTACCGTGGCAAGAGTTGTCTTCCATGAAATAACTGAACAGTCCATAAAAAATGCTTTGCAAGCTCCAAGAGAAATTGATTTAAACTTGGTTCATGCTTATCTTGCACGTCGTGCTCTTGATTATTTAATTGGATTCAACATTTCACCATTGTTATGGAGGAAATTACCAGGTTGCCAGTCAGCTGGACGTGTCCAATCTGCTGCATTATCTCTTATATGTGACAGGGAAATGGAAATTGACGAATTTACACCACAAGAATATTGGACTATTGACGTGGAATTGTACATAAAGGAGACAGGTTCTTCAGTGAATGCCCGCTTGACACATTTTGACTTTAACAAGTTGAATCAGCTTTCAGTTAGATCTCACACAGAGGCAAGGGATATTGAACGGAAGATAAATGTGGCAAGTTTTCTTGTTGCTGGTGCTAAAGAAAGCAAAATGAGGAGAAACCCTCCCACACCTTATATAACATCAACTCTTCAGCAGGATGCAGCAAACAAATTACATTTTTCTTCAATGTACACAATGAAG CTTGCACAAAAACTTTATGAAGGGGTTCAGTTATCAGATGGAAAGACAACGGGTTTAATCACATATATTAGAACAGATGGGCTACAT ATCTCTGGCGAAGCTGTTAAGGAAATACATTCATTGGTGATTGAAAG GTATGGTCAAGATTTTGCATCTGATAGCCCacgaaaatattttaagaaggTCAAGAATGCTCAAGAGGCTCATGAAGCAGTCCGACCCACTAATGTTCGGATGTTACCAT CAATGCTTGCTAATGTACTTGATGAAGATTCCTTGAAGTTGTACACTCTTATCTGGTCAAGAACAGTAGCATGCCAAATGGAACCTGCTACTATTGAGCAG ATACAAGTTGACATTGGGAATGCTAATGGGTCAATTACTCTGAGATCTGCATGCTCAGGAGTTGGGTTTCTCGGGTACCAGATAGTCTATGAG GATAAAGAAGCTGGagcaataaaaaataaggaaagTGAAGTAAATGATCATAATGAAGCTTTTGGAATTCTCAAGTCACTGAAG CCAGGAGACCCTTTCAATCTTAGTGAAGTAAAACTCAAGCAGCATTTCACACAGCCTCCACCGCGCTACTCTGAAGGAACATTG GTTAAGAAGCTAGAGGAACTTGGCATTGGAAGACCTTCCACTTATGCAAGCACTTTAAAAGTCTTACAG GACAGGAACTACGTGACAGTAAAAAACCGTGTGCTAAATCCAGAATTTCGTGGCCGCATG GTGTCAGCATTTCTCTCTCAGCATTTTACTGAGGTCACAGACTACAGCTTTACTGCTGACATGGAGACTGAG CTTGATAATGTTTCTGCTGGCTTAACGGAATGGAAAGGCCTTCTTAGAGACTATTGGACACGATTTAGCTCATATTGCAGTCATGCTGAAAGTGTACATATTCATCAG GTGGAGAAAATGCTGGAAAAAACATTTGGTGATTTTTTGTTTGGTTCCCTCCCTGATGATAGCAGGACATGCCCCAG TTGTCTAGAGGGCACCTTGATCTTCAAAGTAAGTAGGTATGGTGCAGGCTATTTTATAGGCTGTGATCAACACCCAAAGTGCAA GTATATTGCTAAGACATTATACGGtgatgatgaagatgaagaaactCCTCAAAACAACTCTGTGGAGGAACCAAAGCTTCTTGGCGTTCATCCTGTTTCCACTGAAAAG GTTCTTTTGAAGAACGGTCCTTATGGATTCTATTTACAGCTTGGTGAAGACAGGAAGGGTTACACACCAAAAAGAGCCTCTGTTTCTCAT ATAAAGGATGTGGACAATATTACACTGGAAGATGCTCTGGAGTTGCTGCGTTACCCTGTGACTTTG GGTAACCATCCAAAGGATGGGCATCCTATAATATTAAAGCTTGCAAAGGTAGGATTTGCTGTTAGACATCGACGAACAATTGCTTCAGTTCCCAAG AATATGAAGCCAGACAATGTCAGCTTGGAGAAAGCTTTGGAGCTTTTATCTGGGGATGATGTAAGGCGAAGCGGACGACCGAAGAGGAAACCAAAGGTTGAGGAAGTCGTTGAGGCAATGTAG
- the LOC8282103 gene encoding calcium homeostasis endoplasmic reticulum protein: MDRQAHDYAASAMAYAQQQQQQRQTPNMQPQQQQFGFHPQQHQQFPPPPFMPPHHSLQQFPYPHNLSHPPPHPHLLHQQQQQQHPPPPFPPHLPPHLYPPPLHGPYDAPPPPPPSDPELQKRIDKLVEYATKNGPEFEVLIREKQQDNPAYSFLFGGEGHNYYRYKLWLSTHPSAAGSFTPPFPSSTLPMLHPPQNPIIASAVPPSPSMLPAPPIHQSPFPPFYDPHHHHSHPFALHGRLDFDHSSNSFKCLSAPLPPDVAMELSNVLNSLNGTKESIKGAKTWFMQRYPFAPALAEALRDRLFAVDDSERQLHVIYLANDILFDSLQRRVNPHELDNEALAFKPVLGSMLARVYHNPQNKDENQPRLQKILQFWASKEVYDQDTIYALESEMVGGPPANSFSGPPKELSTASDSLATAGFAQQPTNHTAPQWQADRQSLLDQEHPDKQMPLAMPPSLGNQQFMPSSVHGGAVPGSMPVNSSVQPANQPPAPHSLQAPPANVGEKLPPYPLFPPGLIPGMVKKMQIGSGVPYSPLSPLDIPTVIPPSNVSPSAVLERVSKFFKEIGEVNPIEGSVNSNLEDEDDEYERDPPIRKGGACIPPPPNLQVDPETGTYADGSVERKPGSTSSGRLGLGATADPNEASQYDDVYTSYRKQRSTTYHSSMSARAATR; this comes from the exons ATGGACCGACAAGCTCATGACTATGCAGCTTCTGCTATGGCATATGcccagcagcagcagcagcaacgaCAAACTCCTAATATGCAACCCCAGCAGCAACAGTTTGGATTTCACCCTCAACAACATCAGCAGTTTCCTCCACCTCCATTTATGCCTCCCCATCATTCCCTGCAACAATTTCCTTACCCCCACAATTTGTCTCACCCTCCTCCCCATCCTCATCTTTTACACCAACAACAGCAACAACAACATCCCCCCCCTCCTTTCCCACCACATTTGCCCCCTCACCTTTACCCTCCTCCTTTGCATGGCCCTTACGAtgctcctcctcctcctcctccttctGATCCTGAACTCCAAAAGCGAATTGACAAACTTGTTGAGTATGCTACCAAGAATGGCCCCGAATTTGAAGTCCTGATTCGTGAAAAGCAACAGGACAACCCTGCTTATAGTTTCCTCTTCGGGGGTGAGGGCCATAACTACTATCGTTACAAGCTTTGGTTATCTACACATCCCTCTGCTGCTGGATCCTTTACCCCTCCTTTCCCATCTTCTACCTTGCCCATGTTGCATCCTCCCCAAAACCCCATCATTGCCTCTGCTGTTCCCCCTTCCCCCTCAATGCTCCCTGCTCCTCCAATACACCAATCTCCTTTTCCTCCTTTTTATGATCCACACCATCACCACTCTCATCCCTTTGCCCTTCATGGACGACTAGATTTTGATCACTCTTCCAACTCCTTCAAATGTCTTTCTGCTCCACTTCCCCCTGATGTTGCCATGGAGCTTAGCAATGTGCTTAACAGTCTCAATGGCACCAAAGAGTCCATCAAAGGTGCCAAGACTTGGTTCATGCAGCGATATCCATTTGCACCAGCGCTGGCTGAGGCATTAAGGGACAGGCTTTTTGCTGTAGATGATTCTGAGAGGCAACTGCATGTTATTTATCTTGCTAATGATATTCTTTTTGACAG TTTGCAGAGAAGGGTCAACCCCCATGAGCTTGATAATGAAGCCCTTGCATTTAAACCAGTTCTGGGGTCCATGCTTGCGAGAGTCTATCACAACCCCCAAAATAAAGATGAGAATCAGCCTCGATTGCAGAAAATTTTGCAGTTCTGGGCTTCCAAGGAGGTTTATGATCAAGATACTATTTATGCACTTGAGAGTGAGATGGTTGGTGGACCGCCAGCAAATTCTTTTTCAGGGCCTCCAAAAGAATTGTCTACTGCTTCAGATTCCTTGGCTACTGCAG GTTTTGCTCAGCAACCAACAAACCATACTGCTCCCCAATGGCAGGCTGATAGGCAAAGTTTACTAGATCAGGAGCATCCTGATAAACAAATGCCCCTTGCCATGCCACCATCTCTAGGAAACCAGCAGTTTATGCCAAGCTCAGTTCATGGAGGTGCTGTTCCAGGGTCAATGCCAGTAAATTCTTCTGTTCAACCTGCCAATCAACCACCTGCACCACATTCATTACAAGCTCCTCCTGCTAATGTTGGCGAAAAATTGCCTCCATATCCTTTGTTCCCACCTGGTCTTATCCCTGGAATGGTAAAAAAGATGCAAATTGGCAGTGGGGTGCCCTATTCTCCTTTGAGTCCTTTGGACATCCCTACAGTTATACCTCCATCCAATGTATCCCCATCAGCAGTTTTAGAAAGAGTGTCAAAGTTCTTTAAAGAGATTGGCGAGGTTAACCCAATTGAGGGATCAGTGAACTCTAATTTGGAAGATGAGGATGATGAGTATGAGAGAGATCCTCCCATTCGTAAAGGAGGGGCTTGCATCCCTCCGCCCCCAAACTTACAGGTTGACCCAGAGACTGGGACTTATGCTGATGGAAGTGTGGAGCGGAAACCAGGATCCACTAGCTCAGGAAGACTGGGGCTTGGGGCAACAGCTGATCCTAATGAGGCTAGTCAATATGATGATGTGTACACATCTTATAGGAAACAGCGAAGCACCACTTACCACTCATCCATGAGTGCTAGAGCTGCTACAAGGTAA